In one window of Macadamia integrifolia cultivar HAES 741 chromosome 2, SCU_Mint_v3, whole genome shotgun sequence DNA:
- the LOC122066324 gene encoding ABC transporter C family member 3-like: protein MSYDSVHGTLMFFPNSSTLMSSLTVLFLKPIFLHGFSASSHLVLLLVLSFYWACKKLTTPKHEGSIQGLKHTSFSYYRSTLFVSLGLFFFNLLFCALNYFFWYRNGWSSENLVTQLDFVLRTLAWFAVASYLHFQFHSHELRFPNLLRIWWGFYFLLSCSCLVMDAVSFEKHQFLPTQSWISDVVSVLAGLFFCYAGFFGKQRGDTHLREPLLNGNNNRANGVEGSRKTIGGDNITPYSAANFLSILTFSWMGPLLAVGNKKTIDLEDVPQLATSDTVNRVFPVLRSKLESDGGCGGGGVGRDQITTPKLVKALILSAWREIVLTGILALIYTFASYVGPYFIDSFVQYLNSPDQDKSKGYMLVSTFFFAKLVECLSQRHWFFRVQQVGIRTRAGLVAMIYRKGLKLSNESKQGHTSGEIINFMTVDAERVGDFSWYMHDLWMVLVQVALALVILYKSLGLASIAALVTTIIVMLANIPLGTLQEKFQGKLMDSKDQRMKVTSEILRNMRILKLQGWEMKFLAKIVELRKAEAGWLKKYLYTSAMTTFVFWGAPTFVSVATFGACMILGIPLESGKILAALATFRILQEPIYNLPDTISMLVQTKVSLDRIASFLRLDDLQPNVVQKLPVGSSEISIEIINGNFSWDPKSSILTLKDLNFQVYQGMRVAVCGPVGSGKSSLLSCILGEMHKESGTVKLSGTKAYIAQSPWIQSGKIVENILFGKEMDIERYEKVLEACSLKRDLEILPFGDQTVIGERGINLSGGQKQRIQIARALYQDAEIYLFDDPFSAVDAHTGSHLFKECLLGHLSSKTVIYVTHQVEFLPSADLILVMRGGKITQVGKYEEILNSGTDFMELVGAHKKALAALNSTSRVVFSENLVTREEVGTTRNSENAFQEEEEKRELINAKTEKVVGKERQLVQEEEREKGRVGLSVYWKYITMAYKGALVPLILLGQILFQLLQIASNYWMAWATPVSKDVKPHVRGSTLIFVYVILALVSSLCVLVRSTLTATVGYKTATLLFNKMHLCIFRAPMSFFDSTPSGRILNQASTDQSAVDTSIPFQIGTFAFTMIQLFGIIAVMSQVAWQVFIVFIPVIAICLWYQQYYITTARELARLVGVCKAPIIQHFAESMSGSTTIRSFDQEQRFMETNLKLIDGYSRPKFHTGGAMEWLCFRLDMLSSLAFAFSLFFLILMPKGVINPGIAGLAVTYGLNLNMLQAWVIWNLCNLENNIISVERILQYTCIASEPPLVTEVNRLDCDWPSHGNVDIVNLQIRYAPHLPLVLRGLTCTFPGGMKVGIVGRTGSGKSTLIQALFRIVEPAAGHIVIDGVDISKIGLHNLRSRLSIIPQDPIMFEGTVRNNLDPIEEYTDGQIWEALDRCQLGDEVREKEEKLDSAVTENGENWSMGQRQLVCLGRVLLKRSKILVLDEATASVDTATDNLIQHTLRQQFSGSTVITIAHRITSVLDSDMVLLLDHGLIMEYDSPAKLLENKSSSFAKLVAEYTQRNPK from the exons ATGTCTTACGATTCAGTCCACGGTACGTTAATGTTCTtcccaaactcttccacacTAATGTCTTCCCTTACTGTTCTATTCCTTAAACCCATTTTTCTACATGGGTTTTCTGCATCTTCACACCTTGTTTTGTTACtggttttatctttttattggGCGTGCAAGAAACTTACGACGCCCAAGCACGAAGGTTCAATACAGGGGCTAAAGCACACCTCTTTTTCGTACTATCGTTCGACCCTTTTCGTCTCTTTGgggctttttttctttaatcttctTTTTTGCGCTTTAAACTACTTCTTCTGGTATAGAAATGGTTGGTCTAGTGAAAATCTTGTGACCCAATTAGATTTTGTACTCAGAACACTTGCTTGGTTTGCAGTTGCTTCTTACTTGCATTTCCAATTTCATTCACATGAGCTGAGGTTTCCCAACCTATTAAGAATTTGGTGGGGTTTCTATTTCCTGCTATCTTGTTCCTGTCTTGTCATGGACGCTGTTTCGTTTGAGAAACATCAGTTCTTACCAACCCAGTCTTGGATTTCCGATGTTGTGTCTGTTCTTGCTGGCTTGTTCTTCTGTTATGCTGGATTCTTTGGGAAGCAAAGAGGAGATACCCATCTTCGGGAGCCTCTTTTGAATGGCAATAACAATAGAGCAAATGGCGTGGAGGGGTCACGAAAGACTATCGGTGGTGACAACATAACTCCTTACTCAGCTGCTAATTTTCTTAGTATTCTTACTTTTTCTTGGATGGGTCCTTTGCTTGCGGTTGGGAATAAGAAAACTATAGACCTTGAAGATGTTCCACAACTTGCAACCAGTGACACTGTTAACAGGGTCTTCCCGGTTCTCAGAAGTAAGCTCGAATCAGATGGTggctgtggtggtggtggtgtaggTCGTGATCAAATAACCACACCCAAGCTGGTGAAGGCATTGATCCTCTCAGCATGGAGAGAAATTGTATTGACCGGTATATTGGCCCTTATATATACATTTGCTTCTTATGTTGGACCATATTTTATTGACAGCTTTGTTCAATATCTCAATAGTCCTGACCAAGACAAAAGCAAAGGCTACATGTTGGTTTCTACCTTTTTCTTTGCAAAGCTTGTAGAGTGCCTCTCGCAGCGACACTGGTTTTTTAGGGTGCAACAGGTGGGGATTAGAACTCGTGCTGGCCTGGTTGCAATGATCTATAGGAAGGGTCTCAAACTTTCAAACGAATCAAAGCAGGGCCACACAAGTGGTGAGATCATTAATTTTATGACTGTTGATGCAGAGAGGGTTGGTGACTTCAGTTGGTACATGCATGACCTATGGATGGTGCTTGTTCAAGTTGCACTGGCATTGGTGATCTTGTACAAGAGCCTTGGACTTGCTTCAATTGCGGCTTTGGTCACTACAATAATTGTGATGTTGGCTAATATACCATTGGGGACATTGCAAGAGAAGTTCCAGGGGAAATTGATGGATTCAAAAGATCAAAGGATGAAGGTTACATCTGAGATTCTAAGGAATATGAGGATTCTTAAGCTTCAAGGCTGGGAGATGAAGTTCTTGGCTAAGATAGTTGAGCTCCGTAAGGCAGAGGCAGGATGGTTAAAGAAATATCTTTATACATCAGCCATGACAACTTTTGTATTCTGGGGTGCCCCCACATTTGTATCTGTGGCCACTTTTGGGGCATGTATGATTCTAGGAATCCCTCTAGAGTCGGGGAAGATTCTGGCTGCACTTGCAACATTTAGGATATTGCAAGAGCCAATTTATAATCTCCCAGACACAATCTCAATGCTTGTTCAGACAAAGGTTTCTCTTGATAGGATTGCCTCATTCCTTCGTCTTGATGACCTGCAACCTAATGTAGTACAGAAGCTTCCTGTTGGTAGTTCTGAGATTTCAATTGAGATAATCAATGGGAATTTCTCTTGGGACCCCAAATCCTCTATTCTCACATTGAAAGATCTGAACTTCCAAGTGTACCAAGGCATGAGGGTGGCTGTCTGTGGTCCTGTTGGCTCAGGCAAGTCAAGTTTGTTGTCATGCATATTGGGGGAAATGCATAAGGAGTCTGGTACTGTTAAATTAAGTGGAACAAAAGCTTATATTGCACAATCACCTTGGATACAGAGTGGCAAGATAGTAGAGAATATATTGTTTGGTAAGGAGATGGACATAGAGAGGTATGAGAAAGTCTTAGAAGCATGTTCATTAAAGAGGGACCTTGAAATTTTGCCCTTTGGAGACCAAACTGTTATAGGGGAGAGGGGCATTAACTTAAGTGGTGGGCAGAAGCAAAGAATCCAGATTGCACGTGCTTTATACCAGGATGCTGAAATTTATCTGTTTGATGATCCTTTTAGTGCTGTGGATGCTCATACAGGAAGTCATCTCTTTAAG GAATGTTTACTTGGGCATTTGAGTTCTAAAACTGTGATTTATGTTACGCATCAAGTAGAATTTTTACCTTCTGCTGATCTCATATTG GTTATGAGAGGAGGAAAGATTACTCAAGTAGGAAAGTATGAAGAGATTCTCAATTCAGGAACTGATTTTATGGAACTGGTTGGTGCACACAAGAAAGCGTTGGCAGCCTTAAATTCTACAAGTCGTGTggttttttctgaaaatttagTTACTAGGGAGGAAGTGGGTACTACAAGGAATTCTGAGAACGCCttccaagaagaagaggagaagagggaaTTGATAAATGCTAAAACTGAAAAAGTAGTTGGGAAAGAAAGGCAACTTgtccaagaagaagagagagagaaaggtaggGTTGGTCTTTCTGTCTACTGGAAATATATTACAATGGCATACAAAGGAGCCCTTGTGCCATTGATATTGTTGGGACAAATTCTTTTTCAGCTTCTTCAGATTGCAAGCAATTATTGGATGGCATGGGCAACTCCTGTTTCAAAGGATGTAAAACCTCATGTTAGAGGCTCTACACTCATTTTTGTGTATGTTATTTTGGCCCTTGTTAGCTCTCTTTGTGTACTCGTAAGATCCACGCTAACTGCAACTGTTGGATATAAGACGGCCACACTACTTTTCAACAAAATGCATTTATGCATTTTCCGTGCCCCTATGTCATTTTTCGATTCCACTCCAAGTGGACGAATTCTCAACCAG GCTTCTACGGATCAAAGTGCAGTTGATACGTCTATTCCGTTTCAAATTGGGACATTTGCCTTCACAATGATACAACTCTTCGGAATCATTGCAGTAATGTCACAGGTTGCTTGGCaagtttttattgtttttattccTGTGATTGCAATCTGCCTCTGGTACCAG CAATACTATATTACTACGGCACGAGAATTAGCACGGCTGGTTGGAGTATGCAAAGCTCCAATTATACAACACTTTGCTGAATCTATGTCAGGATCAACCACAATCAGGAGCTTTGATCAGGAACAAAGATTCATGGAGACGAATCTCAAGCTGATTGATGGCTATTCTCGCCCCAAATTTCATACTGGTGGTGCAATGGAGTGGTTATGCTTCCGTTTGGATATGTTGTCATCCCTCGCATTTGccttctctttgtttttcttgattttaatgCCAAAGGGAGTAATTAATCCTG GCATTGCGGGTTTAGCAGTGACATATGGACTTAATTTAAATATGCTACAAGCCTGGGTcatatggaatctttgcaatcTTGAGAACAATATTATTTCCGTTGAGAGAATACTTCAATACACATGCATTGCTAGCGAACCTCCTCTTGTGACAGAGGTGAATAGGCTTGATTGTGATTGGCCGTCACATGGGAATGTTGATATTGTTAATCTGCAG ATCCGTTATGCCCCGCACTTGCCTCTTGTATTGCGTGGTCTCACTTGCACTTTTCCTGGAGGGATGAAGGTTGGCATTGTTGGACGGACCGGTAGTGGTAAATCAACTCTCATTCAGGCACTTTTTCGCATTGTAGAACCTGCAGCTGGTCATATTGTAATAGATGGCGTTGACATCTCCAAAATTGGACTACATAACTTGCGGTCAAGATTAAGCATCATTCCACAAGACCCAATCATGTTTGAGGGGACTGTGAGGAACAATCTGGATCCGATTGAAGAGTACACAGATGGACAGATTTGGGAG GCTCTTGATAGATGCCAGCTTGGAGATGAAGTtagggaaaaggaagagaagcttGATTCTGCAG TGACTGAGAATGGAGAGAACTGGAGCATGGGCCAGAGGCAGTTAGTGTGTCTAGGCCGGGTGCTACTCAAGAGGAGCAAAATATTGGTGCTTGATGAAGCTACTGCTTCAGTTGATACTGCAACTGATAACCTCATTCAGCAtacacttaggcaacagttcTCGGGGTCTACGGTTATCACGATTGCACATAGGATAACATCTGTTCTAGATAGTGATATGGTCCTACTTCTTGACCATG GTCTTATCATGGAATATGACTCTCCAGCCAAATTACTTGAAAACAAGTCGTCATCATTTGCAAAGCTTGTGGCCGAGTATACTCAGAG